The genomic segment AAACAAATTACACTGAAAATAGCATGTTGACTAAATATATGAAGCAGATCGTTGGAAAAAACTATGGGAAGCTTCAGGATTAAAAACAGTTGCCCCACTCTTTCACCAAATGCATACTGTCCCtaatgatatcttccaaacattGGCATGGAGTTATTTTGGCCCATTCCTTTTTGACACACTGATATATTTGGGCTGTCCTGCATGAACTGCTTTCTTTTTGTCATACTACAAAATTTCTGTTGAGTTAAGTCATGGTTTTAATCCTCCCattcaaataattatttcttttggTTCAGCCATGTTTTTACATATTTACTTTGTGTTTAGAACTCCTATAAAATTCATTGATATAATGCAAAATCCATTACTTCCTCAACCTGCACTGAAAATAATGCAGTATTCAATAATATTGTTTATTGAACAGTATTTGTAATATTTATTGAACAGTTATTTGTAATATTGAACACAGTAAAGGTTGACTCACTGTATTAAAAAATGACAGAATGCATTGTCTTACACATTTGTTGTTCAATAAGAAGCTCTTTAATGAGTGTTTAGATTAATTTGATCACATTAAAGGGCAAAAGACTATTTTTCCCAATCACTGTATAATGAGGGCTAACATATGATTACATTGCACTGAAAAATAATGCTGATCTTGGTTATTTTTCCTTTACAGAAAAGCTTACCTGTTGCAATGCATCTCTCAATTGAGCATTCTGCTATTCTAAACCATATTTATCATTCTCCAATCTGGCCACAGCTTGCTGCAGAAGTTGTAAAAGCTTATACAAGAGTCGTTTTTCAGCCATCCATGTCAGCTGTCCTTCTTTTTTCAAAGCCTGCATGACATAGAAATGATGCAGTACAAAATAAAGATATAAAGGtccggatatatatatataaaatatgagGCAGTCTGACAGCCACAAATGAGGGCAATTTTGTCTCATGGATgggacatgattttttttctgaagaaaccTTAACATGTTGCTATTGTAAATTTCAGAATCTTAAGCAATTAACTGCTTAAGGTAGAGATGTCAGCTGCATCAGTTCCTACAGGTATAAATGTTAATCATTTGCAATAAAATCAAGACTAACcttaaaaattatataatatgATTGATAGAATGGGAAGCAAAAAGGCATAAAGAATTATAATAAAGTTATACTTTAAGGTGCCAAAAAACCCTGATGAAAATTGGAATATATCTTGCTCTTCTATATGAAACATTGCCATCTCACACGTTTCATATCTGTTCTTTTATCTTACCTTTCCGGCCTCATTATGCTGTACCCCTGGTATATCATTTTCACTGCATAGCAGATCAGAAACTCCCACCACAGTTTCAATAATGAATCTTGACTCCTTCAGAGATTTAAAAGCTGTATCCAATTGTTCCtataggaaaacaaacaaaactctTTGCTTATTTaagtgttgtggctcggtaggagcctttgtagctgctatcagactctgacacagaaacctcctgtgagtggtttcaggatgctcacaggagaggagaacaagcattgtggctcgttaaggatctcctcctgtggataaaagactgatggtgccacgccttagttgcagaagtcaatgttcgttcattctgttcctgttctagtcaaggttccccgttcgtgttcatgattcagagaaccAACTTGGAGatgtggtttgctgtaagagtttgtttttgcatttgctgttttacttttgccagagaatttatctgtgtttattttgggcttgcagccagcccGAGCCGGGATTGataaaaacatttttcctttgcaagctgtgtttggctgtcgtttctgaatgggcaaggtgggggtcagaacatttaAGTACGGTAAGTTAAATATAACTTTACTGTTCACATGCTTTATAAACTATGCTGAACCTGCAACAGTTTCCATGCATTTTAAGATAAAATGCTTACCTGGAGATGAAATCTATCCACGTCCCTTTCTGAAACCATGCTCTGTGTAACAGCCATTTCCTCCTTTAAAATTCTCATAGCCTCTTCACTTCGGGCAAGGGTCAAATCCAACCTCTGGGCCTTTTGCTTCCATTCTATCTCACCACTCTCTGTCTGTTTTAGAACAGCTATCATATGATTCAATTCTTGTCTGTttattattttctcattttccaaATGTTCGATCTTTTCCTTCTGCCATTGCAAGCACTGGTCCTTTTCCTTAATAACCTTGCTTTTAGCtagttcttcttctttctctgcaTACAACCGGTTAATCGTATCCAGATCCTGCTGTAGACTTAAAACAGTATGCTGTACTTCCTCTTTCTGTTTTGAGAGTTCCTTGATACGTGTTTGTAaggattttatttccttttctttgtcgTGAAGGGAAGACCTAGTAAGATGCAGTTTATCCAAGATAAATTTTGTCTGTGCCTCCTGTTGTTGAACTTGCTGAAGGTTGTTCTTTAAATATTTGATCTGCCATTCTCCATTTTTTAAAGCTTGTTTTGCTTGTTGGAGTTCTGCTTGCAATCCTTTTATTAGCCTTACATTCTCTTCTGTATTCTTTTCATATTGCTCTTTCAGGGACTCAATTTCTTCTTGTTGCCTCTTAAAGAATATTTTGAGTTGTCCCAGAATACCAAAAGTAGTTTCTTGtagtttttgttttttcagtTGGTTTATTTGTTCTCATACTCTTCACTTCTTAAACTCTGCTTGTGCTGGAGCCTCTGTAATTTCCTGCTTTTGCCACTTTTATGCTACCTTGTGGGCTTCTGATGAACACTTTTGGTGTTGAGCTTGGTAGATGTTTTCCAGATAAGACCCTGTCTGAGCCTACAGTTCCAAATGTGAAACTATTATTCAAGGTTTCATCAAGCCCGCGAGTCTCTGATTCCAAAACAGTTGCCTCAGGTTTTCTAGCCACAACAGCTAAAGAGTTTACAAGCTCTTGATGCAAATCTGAAAGCTCCTGATTTGTTTTAGTACAGCTGATGATATAATTCTGCTTCTGCTTCCGTTCCAGTGATAGCTGTGATTGTAGAACAACCACCTAAAACAAGAACAAATGACATCAAAGACTAATGAATTATTTCTCTCTGAAGAACTTAATTTCTAGTTTTCAACTCAAGGAACAGTATCTTATATAAAGTATAACTGTTAAGATTTATTATTTAACATATCtaagccgtggtggtgcagtgattagaatggagTACTGCAAACTAATACACTGCTCACCCtaggagttcaattctcaccggctcaaagttgactcagctttccatccttccgaggtgggtaaaatgaggacccagattgttgggagtaatatgctgactctgtaaaccgcttagagggtaCAAtatagcactgtgaagcagtatataagtcaaagtgctattgcaataTCTAATATTACTAATTAATTCTGAGAAAATGTTATGTGATCACTAATAATCAACACTGAGTTGATGGTGAATAATTAACATGTTTTATAACAATAAATTGTGCATTTAAAACAGTGCATTCAACAGCAAAAACTGAATTATTCAAATGacgcaaataaaaatattttgatttttttaaaaaaaatattaagactaCAAAACGATTTTGAGGACAAAATGTTCCAAactgttctgttttgttgttgCCAAAATGATTCTCTACTTTAAACTGTCTTTTAGGATCGTTGCTTACAAAAACTATTGTGAATCTTTAAAAATGTAGTTACAATGGAGGTGCAGCTCTCCAACACTGTAGAATAAGAAAAGCAGTTCTACGAGATCTAGTGTATTCCAATTATAAAACACAAACCTGTTGTCGTAACTCTGCCAGTTGCTTTTGGAGAATCTGGGTTTCTTtctagaggaaaaggagagagaaaactcATGCTTACCTTCAAGATTattatttaagaaaagaaaactatTTATATAGATTTTCTCTCATTTATTCAGGTTCAACCCAACAATTATAAACTTTAGTTTAAATATAAAGGTAAATGTATCCCTTTCTTAGCTGAGGAGCCAGATTTGttcgaagacatttctgtggtcatgtggccagcatacaCTGAGGTACACAGAAcacccaccaaagtggtatctatctACTTGCCTTTGCATGCTTTCATACTGTTAGTTGGGcaagagctggggcaagtaatggaagctcactctctTGTGTGATGCTTGGGCCTCGAACCCAGGCGGTCAGCTTTCAaaatgacaagctcagcgtctttaactgctgagccgtAGCGCCCCGTAGTTAAATATaatgggaagggaagaaaatagtGGATGGTTTTAAGTGCAACTTCTGATAATAAAATATGCAAACTCTGCATAGCATGGATTAAGGATACCTGAGGAACTGTCTTACCCAATGGGTCTAGCCTGCCCCACCCACGCTGGCAGAAGGGGTATGTGTCAGATCCCATCATCAAAGAATTTGGGATAGCAGGATCCAGACCAAAAACCTTTTCAGCTGTGGCTCCTGGAGAACATTGTGCTCCCCAAGGTGAAATCTGCATCCACCTTTTTGGCTTTCCAAAAGAGCTTGAAGATATAGATCTGACAACTGACCTGCAACCCCAATAATGGCATATTATTCTGTAGGAGGCCAATGGATTAGATAAAATCCCacgtttcttccttcctcttcatcttggtaaatttaattttaactaatttaaaatttaaaatctctgtt from the Thamnophis elegans isolate rThaEle1 chromosome 5, rThaEle1.pri, whole genome shotgun sequence genome contains:
- the LOC116509436 gene encoding centrosome-associated protein CEP250-like yields the protein MTGPTPKKCSRPTPAAKSVRVDASKVVVLQSQLSLERKQKQNYIISCTKTNQELSDLHQELVNSLAVVARKPEATVLESETRGLDETLNNSFTFGTVGSDRVLSGKHLPSSTPKVFIRSPQEQINQLKKQKLQETTFGILGQLKIFFKRQQEEIESLKEQYEKNTEENVRLIKGLQAELQQAKQALKNGEWQIKYLKNNLQQVQQQEAQTKFILDKLHLTRSSLHDKEKEIKSLQTRIKELSKQKEEVQHTVLSLQQDLDTINRLYAEKEEELAKSKVIKEKDQCLQWQKEKIEHLENEKIINRQELNHMIAVLKQTESGEIEWKQKAQRLDLTLARSEEAMRILKEEMAVTQSMVSERDVDRFHLQEQLDTAFKSLKESRFIIETVVGVSDLLCSENDIPGVQHNEAGKALKKEGQLTWMAEKRLLYKLLQLLQQAVARLENDKYGLE